The Acidianus infernus genome window below encodes:
- a CDS encoding hydantoinase B/oxoprolinase family protein — translation MKWEIVHKATSFIAEEMGVSLKKSALSPNIRERMDHSCAIVNEEGKIVAQAEHIPVHLGSFKIGVLNVLNYLEKEGIDLEEGDSIIFNDPYISGTHLNDVGVLSPIFYNGKLVGYAVNKAHHVDVGGPLPGSINPMAKTIYEEGVVIPPVKLTRKGSLNDEIIKIIKENFKVPDFSLGDIKAQISANKLGEERVRQLFVKYGDIRQSWEESIDYSRRLALNVINTWKKGEYEAEDYLEWGSSLLPIKIKLRVEEKGITADFEGTHKQIEGPLNAVLGVTYSAVSFAIRSMVGEVPTNDGFYSLITVKAEEGSLVNPLKPAAVGGGNVETSQRIADVTFLAMSKFLKVPAAASGTMMNIMMGGIYKGKYWSYYETVGGGSGGRPCKEGVSAVQNNMTNTLNTPIEIAERQYPILFIEYRIREGSGGNGLHKGGDGIIRGFKLLSKAKISILADRFKIGPWGLEGGERGKPGRVTINGKEYPSKFTEEVNEGDVIIVETPGGGGYGKAY, via the coding sequence ATGAAGTGGGAGATCGTTCACAAGGCTACGTCCTTCATAGCTGAAGAAATGGGAGTTTCATTAAAGAAATCTGCGCTTTCGCCAAACATTAGGGAGAGAATGGATCACAGTTGTGCAATAGTTAACGAAGAAGGAAAAATAGTTGCACAAGCTGAACATATACCAGTACACCTAGGGTCATTTAAGATAGGCGTTCTTAACGTATTAAATTACTTGGAGAAAGAAGGAATAGATCTTGAGGAAGGAGATTCCATTATATTTAATGATCCATATATTTCTGGAACGCACTTAAACGACGTTGGAGTATTATCTCCTATATTTTATAATGGAAAATTGGTAGGCTATGCAGTAAATAAGGCTCATCACGTAGACGTTGGAGGTCCATTACCGGGTTCAATAAATCCTATGGCCAAAACTATTTATGAAGAAGGCGTAGTAATTCCACCAGTAAAGTTAACTAGAAAAGGTAGCTTAAATGACGAAATAATTAAAATAATAAAGGAAAATTTCAAAGTTCCAGATTTCTCACTAGGAGATATAAAGGCTCAGATATCTGCAAATAAGCTAGGAGAAGAAAGAGTGAGACAATTGTTCGTAAAATATGGAGACATAAGACAATCATGGGAGGAATCTATTGATTACTCTAGAAGACTTGCACTAAATGTAATAAATACATGGAAAAAAGGAGAATATGAAGCGGAAGACTATTTAGAATGGGGATCTTCACTACTACCTATAAAAATTAAACTTAGGGTAGAAGAAAAAGGAATAACCGCAGACTTTGAAGGAACTCACAAGCAAATTGAAGGACCACTTAATGCGGTTCTTGGAGTAACTTATTCTGCAGTATCCTTTGCGATTAGGTCTATGGTAGGAGAAGTTCCTACAAACGATGGATTCTATTCTTTAATTACAGTTAAAGCTGAGGAAGGCAGTCTCGTTAATCCTTTAAAACCCGCCGCTGTTGGTGGAGGTAACGTAGAGACTTCACAAAGAATAGCAGACGTAACTTTCCTGGCTATGAGTAAGTTCCTTAAAGTTCCTGCAGCAGCCTCTGGAACCATGATGAATATAATGATGGGCGGTATCTACAAAGGAAAATATTGGTCTTATTATGAAACTGTAGGCGGTGGTAGCGGTGGAAGACCGTGTAAGGAAGGTGTATCTGCGGTGCAAAATAATATGACAAACACTTTAAATACGCCAATAGAAATAGCCGAAAGGCAATATCCTATTCTCTTTATAGAATATAGAATAAGGGAAGGTAGTGGAGGTAATGGGCTTCACAAAGGAGGAGATGGAATAATTAGAGGATTTAAACTACTCTCTAAAGCCAAGATATCGATACTGGCTGATAGGTTTAAGATAGGACCTTGGGGGTTAGAAGGAGGAGAAAGAGGAAAACCTGGTAGAGTTACAATAAACGGTAAGGAATATCCTAGTAAATTCACTGAAGAAGTTAATGAAGGAGACGTAATAATAGTGGAAACTCCAGGTGGTGGAGGATATGGTAAAGCTTATTAA